From Megalobrama amblycephala isolate DHTTF-2021 linkage group LG24, ASM1881202v1, whole genome shotgun sequence, the proteins below share one genomic window:
- the hoxc12a gene encoding homeobox protein Hox-C12a, whose protein sequence is MGEHNLLNPGFVGPLVNIHTGDRFYFPNFRASGGQLAGLPSLSYPRRDNVCSLPWNPSESCNGYPQSYFSSPVSINPSFNRSCEITRLEESKCYYGNSSSTRESCSDSNNLKREERSRDTSLSSDHGMHNGMGNSGTFSKYDYGTEHLTQDPPSCQSLESDSSSSVLNDGGKTSASDPQTLVSQGNHASNIASGGGAPWYPMHTRTRKKRKPYSKLQLAELEGEFMLNEFITRQRRRELSDRLNLSDQQVKIWFQNRRMKKKRLLLREQALSFF, encoded by the exons ATGGGCGAGCATAATCTTCTTAATCCTGGGTTTGTGGGACCTTTGGTAAACATCCACACTGGAGACAGGTTTTACTTCCCGAATTTTAGAGCCTCAGGGGGACAGCTGGCGGGGCTACCGTCTCTCTCGTACCCTAGAAGGGACAATGTTTGCTCTCTCCCGTGGAATCCATCGGAGTCGTGCAATGGATATCCTCAGTCTTACTTTAGCAGTCCCGTGTCCATTAACCCCTCTTTTAATCGATCTTGTGAAATAACCCGACTGGAGGAAAGCAAGTGTTATTATGGCAATTCCAGCAGCACCAGAGAGTCGTGTTCAGACAGCAACAATCTCAAACGAGAGGAGCGATCAAGAGATACATCACTATCGTCTGATCACGGGATGCACAATGGGATGGGCAACAGTGGCACCTTCTCAAAGTATGATTATGGCACCGAACATCTGACCCAAGACCCGCCATCCTGTCAGTCGTTGGAGTCCGACTCCAGTTCTTCAGTGCTAAACGATGGAGGAAAGACTTCAGCAAGCGATCCACAAACCCTGGTATCGCAAGGAAACCACGCAAGCAATATCGCCAGTGGAGGAG GTGCCCCGTGGTACCCGATGCACACCCGGACCCGCAAGAAGCGAAAGCCCTATTCCAAACTGCAGCTGGCCGAGCTTGAAGGAGAGTTCATGCTGAACGAGTTCATCACCCGGCAGCGACGTAGGGAGCTGTCTGACAGGCTCAATCTCAGCGACCAACAGGTTAAAATTTGGTTCCAAAATCGGCGGATGAAGAAAAAGAGACTGTTACTAAGGGAGCAGGCGTTGTCCTTCTTCTAA